TGCGGGTCACGTTGGTTTCAAGGGCTCGCGTAAGTCCACGCCGTTCGCCGCGCAGATGGCGGCGGAAGCCGCCGCACGCAAGGCGCAGGAGCACGGGATGCGCAAGGTCGACGTCTTCGTCAAGGGCCCGGGCTCGGGTCGGGAGACCGCGATCCGTTCCCTGCAGGCGGCTGGCCTCGAGGTCGGCTCGATCCAGGATGTGACCCCGGTGCCGCATAACGGTTGCCGTCCGCCCAAGCGCCGCCGCGTCTGACGAGGAGAGAACACAGAGCATGGCTCGCTACACCGGTCCCGACTGCAAGCGCTGTCGGCGCGAAAAGATGAAGCTGTTCCTCAAGGGCGCCAAGTGCGAGACGCCGAAGTGCCCGATCGAGATCCGGCCCTACCCCCCGGGTGAGCACGGACGGGGTCGGACCAAGGACTCCGAATACCTCATGCAGAAGCGGGAGAAGCAGAAGTGCGCCCGCATCTACGGGATCCTCGAGAAGCAGTTCCGCTCGTACTACGAAGAGGCGAACCGACGTACCGGGAAGACCGGTGAGAACCTGCTCCAGCTGCTCGAGTCACGCCTGGACAACGTCGTCTACCGGGCCGGGTTCGCGCACAGCCGGGACATGTCCCGCCAGCTCGTGCGGCACGGCCACTTCCTCGTCAACGGCCGCAAGGTGGACATCCCGTCGTTCCGGGTGTCCGCTAACGACATTGTCGAGGTTCGCGAAGCCTCCCGCGAGCTCACCCCGTTCGTGATCGCCCGGGCCGAGGCGGGCAGCCGACCGGTGCCGGCCTGGATCGAAGTGATCTCCGGTCGGCTCCGAATCCTCGTGCACGCGCTGCCGAGCCGGCAGGTCATCGACACGCCGGTCCAGGAGCAGCTCATCGTCGAGCTCTACTCGAAGTAACCACCCGGCGCGGCGGACCGAGCCCGCACCGGTTACCTGCGACGTCATATGGCGGATGTCGCGGAAAGGATGCATCACCGTGCTTATCGCTCAACGTCCCATGCTCGCCGAAGACCCGATCAGCGAGACCCGCTCGCGGTTCGTCATCGAGCCACTCGAACCGGGTTTCGGCTACACCCTCGGTAACTCACTGCGGCGGACCCTGCTCTCCTCGATCCCCGGTGCCGCGGTCACCAGCATCCGCGTTGAGGGGGTGCTTCATGAGTTCTCGACGATCCCCGGGGTCAAAGAGGACGTCACCGACCTGATCCTCAACATCAAGGAACTGGTCGTCTCCAGCGAGCACGACGAGCCGGTCGTCATGTACCTGCGCAAGCAGGGGCCCGGCGAGGTCACTGCGGCTGACATCGCCCCGCCCGCAGGTGTCGAGGTGCACAACCCTGACCTGCACATGGCCACTCTGAGCAGCAAGAGCAAGCTCGAGATCGAGTTCACGGTCGAGCGCGGTCGCGGCTACGTCACCGCGGTTCAGAACAAGCAGGCCGGCCAGGAGATCGGCCGGGTACCGGTCGACTCGATTTACTCGCCGGTCCTCAAGGTGACCTACAAGGTCGAGGCCACCCGAGTCGAGCAGCGCACGGACTTCGACCGGCTGATCGTGGACGTCGAGACCAAGCCCTCGATGCCGCCGCGCGATGCGATGGCGAGCGCCGGCAAGACGCTGGTGGAGCTGTTCGGGCTCGCTCGCGAGCTCAACGTCGATGCCGAAGGGATCGATATCGGGCCGTCCCCCACCGACGCGGCACTGGCAGCGGACCTGGCGCTACCGATCGAGGAGCTCGATCTCACGGTCAGGTCCTACAACTGCCTCAAGCGCGAAGGCATTCACTCGGTGGGCGAGCTCGTCTCGCGCAGCGAGGCCGACCTGCTAGACATCCGGAACTTCGGTGCCAAGTCGATCGACGAGGTCAAGACCAAGCTCGTCACCATGGGCCTGGCCCTCAAGGACTCGCCCCCCGGCTTCGATCCGAGCAACGTGGTGGACACCTACGGCACCGATGACTACGTCGGTGACGATGACGGCGGTTTCGTGGAGACCGAGCAGTACTGACCGGCCGGATCCTGCGGAAAGAGAGAGTGGACTTCGATGCCCACGCCCACCAAGGGCCCCCGCCTCGGCGGGGGCCCGGCGCACGAGCGGCTGATCCTGGCCAACCTGGCGACCGCCCTGTTCGAGCATGGTCGGATCACGACTACCCAGGCGAAGGCGAAGCGGTTGCGACCGCTCGCCGAGCGGCTGGTGACCTTCGCCAAGCGTGGTGATCTGCACGCCCGACGTCGCGTGCTGCGGGTGGTGCGGGACCGCGGAGTGGTGCACATCCTGTTCGCCGAGATCGGGCCGCGGTTCGCCGAGCGGGCTGGGGGTTACACCAGGATCACGAAGCTGAACCCCCGCAAGGGTGACAACGCGCCGATGGCGGTGATCGAGCTCGTGGAGGGCGCGACGCTCGCCCAGGAGGCGGTTGGCGAAGCCGAGCGCGCTCGCGGCACCCGGTTCGCGCGGCGCCGCGGCGCGGGGGCGGCGGGATCCGGCACGGAGCCGGGCGAGGTCGACGAAACGTTCGAGGTTGACGAGACGTTGGAGGCGCCCGAGGGGGAGGCGGTGCCCGAGGGGGAAGAAGCGGACGCGGCTCCCGAAGCGGACGCGGCTCCCGAAGCGGACGTGGCTCCCGAAGCGGACGTGGCTCCCGAAGCGGCGCCGGTCCAAACTGCGGACCTCCCGGAGGTAGCCGAGAGCACGGGGCCGCCCGGAGATGGGGCGGCCGAGGCAGTCGGCGAAACGCCGCCGGACGACACCGCCGCCCCCGAGCATCCGGCCGCCGATGGTGAGGGCGAGAAAGCCTGACCACCGGCTCGACTCGCTGGCGTCTCGACCTCGCGTACGACGGGGCGGACTTCGCTGGCTGGGCGCGCCAACCTGCCGAACGCACGATCCAGGGAACGCTCGAGGTTGCCCTTCAACGCGTCACCCGACTGACCCGCCCTGCGCAGGTTACGGTGGCCGGCCGCACCGATGCCGGAGTGCACGCCACCGGGCAGGTCGCCCACGTGGACTTGCCCGCCGACGCCGTCGCGGCGGCCGCGGACCTCCTCCGTCGACTCAACGGCGTGCTCCCCCCAGACGTTCGGATCCGCGGTGCGCTCCGGGCTCCGGCGGGGTTCGATGCCCGGTTCTCCGCGCTATCGCGGCGGTACGTCTACCGCCTCACCGATCGGATTCCCGACCCGCTGCGGCGCGGGGACACACTCGCCTACCAACGACCGCTCGATGCCCGACTGATGGCCGCCGCCGCGCTCGGGCTGATCGGCGAGCACGACTTCGCGGGGTTCTGCCGGCGCCGGCCCGGCGGGACTACGGTGCGCCGGCTGCTGGTTCTCGACGTCGTGCCGGTGGTTCACGGCGTCGTCGAGGTTCGGGTCGAAGCGGACGCGTTCTGCCATTCGATGGTCCGCGCCCTGGTCGGGGCGTTGCTAGCCGTAGGCGATGGCCGACAGCCGATCGAGTGGCCGGCGGCGGTGCTGGCCGCTCGCCGCCGTGACCCGGCGCTGACCGTGGCGCCGGCGCACGGGCTCACCCTGGTGCGGGTCCGCTACCCTCGCCCCACCGAGCTGGCCGCCCGGGCCGAACAGACCCGGCGGTGGCGCGATCTGCCGGCCGAGTCCGGCGGGCTTTGACCCCCAGCGGGGGACGTCGGTATCCTCGGTTGGTCGCGCCGTTGGCGTCAGCCTGCGCGCGATGAGCCGGCAGCCGCTGGCGACGACCCCACCGACGACCCCACCGACACCGACGTAAGGCCTTCCCGTGCGCACGTACAACCCCAAGCCCGCCGACGTACAGCGTCAGTGGCACGTCATTGACGCGAGCGACGTCGTGCTCGGTCGGCTTGCCAGCCAGGCGGCCCGGCTGCTCCGCGGCAAGCACAAGCCGATGTTCGCGCCGCACATCGATACCGGGGACTTCGTCATCATCGTCAATGCCGCGAAGGTGGCGCTTACCGGCGCCAAACGGGAGCAGAAGATGGCCTACCGGCACTCCGGTTACCCGGGTGGCCTGCGCCAGGTGTCCTACGGTCATCTGCTCGCCACCCGTCCGGACAAAGCGGTGGAGAAAGCAGTGCGGGGGATGCTGCCGCACACCACCCTCGGCCGGCAGATGCTGTCCAAGCTCAAGGTCTACGCCGGACCTGATCATCCGCACCAGGCGCAGCAGCCGGTGCCCTACGAGCTCACCCAGGTCGCGCAGTAACCGCGATCCCGCTGCATTTCGAGGAGACGTAAACCGTGGCTGAAACGCCCGCCGAAACCGCGCTCGCCACCGACGAGCCCGAAGCTGAGCCAGCGATCGAGGCCGTAGCCGAGACGGTGGCTGAGCCGACGGTGGCTGAGCCGACCGTGGAGGCGCCGGCACCGGTGCGCCGGGTCGCGACCGGTCCGGCGGGGGCGACCGGACGGCGCAAGGAAGCGATTGCCCGGGTCCGGTTGGTGCCCGGCAACGGACGCTGGGATGTCAACGGTCGCGCCCTCGACGACTACTTTCCGAACAAGGTGCACCAGCAGATCGTCGGCGAGCCGTTCCGGACGCTCGAGCTGGTCGATCAGTACGACGTGATCGCACGGCTGTCCGGCGGCGGGGTGACCGGGCAGGCCGGTGCCCTCCGGCTCGGCATCGCCCGCGCGCTCACCGAGGCCGACCCGGAGAACCGGCCGCCGTTGAAGAAGGCCGGCTTCCTGACCCGGGACGCCCGGGTGAAGGAGCGGAAGAAGTACGGACTGAAGAAGGCCCGTAAGGCGCCGCAGTACTCGAAGCGGTAACTCGGGGTGGGTCGGCTCTTCGGCACCGACGGCGTCCGCGGACTGGCCAACGCCGAGCT
This sequence is a window from Mycobacteriales bacterium. Protein-coding genes within it:
- the rpsK gene encoding 30S ribosomal protein S11, translated to MPPKTRTAGPKKVRRKEKKNVAHGHAHIKSTFNNTIVSITDPMGNVISWASAGHVGFKGSRKSTPFAAQMAAEAAARKAQEHGMRKVDVFVKGPGSGRETAIRSLQAAGLEVGSIQDVTPVPHNGCRPPKRRRV
- the truA gene encoding tRNA pseudouridine(38-40) synthase TruA, whose protein sequence is MTTGSTRWRLDLAYDGADFAGWARQPAERTIQGTLEVALQRVTRLTRPAQVTVAGRTDAGVHATGQVAHVDLPADAVAAAADLLRRLNGVLPPDVRIRGALRAPAGFDARFSALSRRYVYRLTDRIPDPLRRGDTLAYQRPLDARLMAAAALGLIGEHDFAGFCRRRPGGTTVRRLLVLDVVPVVHGVVEVRVEADAFCHSMVRALVGALLAVGDGRQPIEWPAAVLAARRRDPALTVAPAHGLTLVRVRYPRPTELAARAEQTRRWRDLPAESGGL
- the rpsI gene encoding 30S ribosomal protein S9 encodes the protein MEAVAETVAEPTVAEPTVEAPAPVRRVATGPAGATGRRKEAIARVRLVPGNGRWDVNGRALDDYFPNKVHQQIVGEPFRTLELVDQYDVIARLSGGGVTGQAGALRLGIARALTEADPENRPPLKKAGFLTRDARVKERKKYGLKKARKAPQYSKR
- a CDS encoding DNA-directed RNA polymerase subunit alpha; translation: MLIAQRPMLAEDPISETRSRFVIEPLEPGFGYTLGNSLRRTLLSSIPGAAVTSIRVEGVLHEFSTIPGVKEDVTDLILNIKELVVSSEHDEPVVMYLRKQGPGEVTAADIAPPAGVEVHNPDLHMATLSSKSKLEIEFTVERGRGYVTAVQNKQAGQEIGRVPVDSIYSPVLKVTYKVEATRVEQRTDFDRLIVDVETKPSMPPRDAMASAGKTLVELFGLARELNVDAEGIDIGPSPTDAALAADLALPIEELDLTVRSYNCLKREGIHSVGELVSRSEADLLDIRNFGAKSIDEVKTKLVTMGLALKDSPPGFDPSNVVDTYGTDDYVGDDDGGFVETEQY
- the rplM gene encoding 50S ribosomal protein L13 gives rise to the protein MRTYNPKPADVQRQWHVIDASDVVLGRLASQAARLLRGKHKPMFAPHIDTGDFVIIVNAAKVALTGAKREQKMAYRHSGYPGGLRQVSYGHLLATRPDKAVEKAVRGMLPHTTLGRQMLSKLKVYAGPDHPHQAQQPVPYELTQVAQ
- the rplQ gene encoding 50S ribosomal protein L17 codes for the protein MPTPTKGPRLGGGPAHERLILANLATALFEHGRITTTQAKAKRLRPLAERLVTFAKRGDLHARRRVLRVVRDRGVVHILFAEIGPRFAERAGGYTRITKLNPRKGDNAPMAVIELVEGATLAQEAVGEAERARGTRFARRRGAGAAGSGTEPGEVDETFEVDETLEAPEGEAVPEGEEADAAPEADAAPEADVAPEADVAPEAAPVQTADLPEVAESTGPPGDGAAEAVGETPPDDTAAPEHPAADGEGEKA
- the rpsD gene encoding 30S ribosomal protein S4, which codes for MARYTGPDCKRCRREKMKLFLKGAKCETPKCPIEIRPYPPGEHGRGRTKDSEYLMQKREKQKCARIYGILEKQFRSYYEEANRRTGKTGENLLQLLESRLDNVVYRAGFAHSRDMSRQLVRHGHFLVNGRKVDIPSFRVSANDIVEVREASRELTPFVIARAEAGSRPVPAWIEVISGRLRILVHALPSRQVIDTPVQEQLIVELYSK